A genomic segment from Thioalkalivibrio sp. K90mix encodes:
- a CDS encoding GIY-YIG nuclease family protein: MLFPFGRASDWKNSTTDPALREYRDLVKIGYTEGEVADRIANAENDPAFLEGPVEVVESFACYNLDPRKFEGLVHGFLADRRLAIALQSRKGKVFHPREWFAVAPESAIQVVEAIVNGTITKYRLDKISGRVVLKSGEGPDTQ, translated from the coding sequence TTGCTGTTTCCATTCGGCCGCGCGAGTGATTGGAAGAACTCGACAACTGATCCAGCCCTGCGGGAGTATCGGGATCTGGTCAAGATTGGATACACGGAGGGCGAGGTGGCGGATCGCATTGCCAACGCCGAGAACGACCCGGCCTTCCTGGAAGGGCCGGTTGAAGTCGTGGAGTCCTTTGCCTGCTACAACCTCGACCCCCGGAAGTTCGAAGGGCTGGTGCACGGCTTTCTTGCGGATCGGCGCCTGGCGATCGCCTTGCAGAGCCGAAAGGGCAAAGTCTTTCACCCGCGCGAATGGTTCGCGGTAGCCCCTGAATCCGCCATCCAGGTCGTCGAGGCGATCGTGAATGGCACCATCACGAAATACCGCCTCGACAAGATTTCGGGGCGGGTGGTACTGAAATCAGGCGAAGGGCCCGACACACAATAG
- a CDS encoding helix-turn-helix domain-containing protein, which translates to METEIKKALGVQIQQRLAQVGRSKRWLAQAVGVSPASVTGWVQDGHITIENLCRVAGALGVSTQWLMGISVSGEHTQAHGQAAVYGSTAGVATEPTGHLDTGGPIAPEYWALKVAGVELDPRYRDGEVLLLDRIKPPVPGTDVLLYSKESGEARVRALVADTSDAVCTAHVCGGGWLWEPRTPQWSMAKIVGVYHARMV; encoded by the coding sequence GTGGAAACCGAAATCAAGAAGGCACTCGGGGTACAGATACAGCAGAGACTCGCGCAGGTCGGCCGAAGCAAGCGATGGCTCGCCCAGGCCGTCGGGGTATCCCCCGCCTCTGTGACTGGGTGGGTTCAGGACGGGCATATCACCATCGAGAACCTGTGTCGTGTCGCAGGCGCACTTGGTGTATCCACCCAATGGCTTATGGGGATTTCCGTTTCAGGGGAGCACACTCAGGCCCACGGCCAAGCCGCGGTCTACGGGAGCACCGCAGGCGTCGCGACCGAACCGACGGGGCACCTGGACACGGGTGGCCCCATCGCGCCCGAATACTGGGCACTGAAGGTGGCGGGGGTGGAACTCGATCCAAGGTATCGCGATGGAGAGGTACTTCTGCTGGACCGAATCAAGCCGCCGGTACCGGGCACGGATGTGCTGCTCTACTCCAAGGAGTCCGGTGAGGCCCGGGTGCGCGCGCTCGTGGCCGATACATCGGATGCGGTTTGCACAGCCCACGTCTGTGGCGGTGGATGGCTCTGGGAGCCCCGGACGCCTCAGTGGTCAATGGCCAAGATTGTGGGTGTGTACCACGCCAGAATGGTTTGA
- a CDS encoding type II toxin-antitoxin system YhaV family toxin has product MQRHGWALLFHECMVGQLQKLYEAVQRAERNDPEGFDRNANVKLFRALSQLILETIPANPARDEYRQGNTLGTAYRHWRRAKVGRRFRLFFRYDSRSRTIVFAWLNDEKTLRSAGSKSDPYAMFGKMLERGNPPDDWGQLVATSQPDWRVRSED; this is encoded by the coding sequence ATGCAGCGCCACGGATGGGCGTTGCTGTTCCATGAGTGCATGGTAGGGCAGCTTCAAAAGCTGTACGAGGCGGTTCAACGGGCGGAGCGTAATGACCCGGAGGGCTTCGATCGCAACGCCAACGTCAAGCTGTTTCGGGCGCTCAGCCAGTTGATTCTTGAGACGATACCGGCCAACCCCGCACGAGACGAATATCGCCAGGGAAACACCCTGGGTACTGCTTATCGTCACTGGCGCCGCGCCAAGGTCGGACGCCGATTCCGCCTATTCTTTCGCTACGACTCCAGATCAAGAACCATCGTGTTCGCGTGGCTCAATGACGAGAAGACGCTCCGATCCGCAGGGAGCAAATCCGACCCCTACGCCATGTTCGGGAAGATGCTCGAACGGGGGAATCCGCCAGATGACTGGGGGCAGCTCGTTGCCACGAGCCAGCCTGATTGGCGCGTGCGTAGCGAGGATTGA
- a CDS encoding type II toxin-antitoxin system PrlF family antitoxin, translating into MTSIHEEATLTSKGQITLPKSIRQVLGVAAQGKVAFDLRGGEVIVTRAEGEHHDPAIGAFLDLLEADIRKGRNVGSLPAGLADAMLAHANHAEDVDEGIEGEVSL; encoded by the coding sequence ATGACCAGTATCCACGAGGAAGCGACACTCACCTCCAAGGGGCAGATCACCTTGCCCAAGTCTATCCGGCAAGTTCTGGGCGTTGCGGCTCAAGGCAAAGTCGCCTTTGATCTACGGGGTGGCGAAGTGATCGTCACCCGTGCTGAGGGCGAGCACCATGACCCGGCGATTGGCGCTTTCCTGGATCTTCTGGAGGCGGACATCCGCAAAGGCCGAAACGTCGGCTCTCTTCCGGCGGGGCTCGCCGATGCCATGCTCGCTCACGCGAATCATGCCGAAGATGTTGATGAGGGCATCGAGGGAGAAGTGTCGCTTTGA
- a CDS encoding helix-turn-helix transcriptional regulator, with product MNSTDDFFEQGDRDSGSSQSIPLPERLRNELAKRNWRQSDLARACGMGRDAISTYMKGRSHPSPENAKKMARVLGCSVSDLLPGFVGGVNDTGRDGAAPALEIRQSSSDPSRMWVQVNQAVTPAQAMAIMEILQNKGG from the coding sequence ATGAACAGCACCGACGATTTCTTTGAGCAGGGCGACCGCGATTCAGGGTCGAGCCAATCGATTCCGCTTCCGGAGCGACTTCGGAACGAGCTTGCAAAGCGGAATTGGCGACAATCCGATCTGGCGAGGGCCTGCGGGATGGGCCGGGATGCCATCTCGACCTACATGAAGGGGCGGTCTCATCCCTCCCCCGAAAACGCAAAGAAAATGGCGCGGGTGCTCGGCTGTTCGGTATCGGATCTGCTCCCCGGGTTCGTGGGTGGTGTGAACGATACTGGTAGGGATGGGGCCGCACCTGCCCTTGAGATCCGCCAGTCGAGTTCGGACCCGAGCCGGATGTGGGTGCAGGTCAACCAAGCGGTCACCCCCGCGCAGGCCATGGCAATCATGGAGATTCTCCAGAACAAGGGCGGGTGA